A window of Castanea sativa cultivar Marrone di Chiusa Pesio chromosome 1, ASM4071231v1 contains these coding sequences:
- the LOC142630092 gene encoding uncharacterized protein LOC142630092, translating to MKYVLVDQRSGAEIIYLDLYKGLKLKPKDLSKYDTHLLGFDGRIVIPKGMIKLSMRTSNEVVEIDFIVIDAYSPYTAILARPWLLAMKTVSSTLHIKVKYPSKGRMGELVGCQTMARQCMVAAIRHQCVGLACSAHLQFD from the coding sequence ATGAAATATGTATTGGTGGATCAAAGAAGCGGGGCTGAGATCATATACCTGGACTTGTATAAAGGGTTAAAGCTGAAGCCCAAGGACCTCAGTAAGTATGACACTCACTTATTAGGGTTTGATGGGAGAATTGTGATCCCCAAGGGAATGATTAAGTTATCGATGCGGACAAGCAATGAAGTTGTCGAGATAGATTTCATTGTGATTGATGCTTATTCGCCCTACACCGCAATTTTGGCGAGGCCATGGCTTCTTGCTATGAAGACAGTCTCTTCCACCTTGCATATAAAGGTGAAGTACCCAAGTAAAGGGCGCATGGGGGAGCTGGTGGGGTGCCAGACAATGGCCAGGCAATGTATGGTTGCTGCAATTAGGCACCAATGTGTGGGCTTAGCTTGTTCAGCCCACCTACAGTTTGATTAG
- the LOC142630108 gene encoding uncharacterized protein LOC142630108, with product MAIHSRNKALMCKVFPSSLGPIAMRWFNGLEEGSIRSHKELSRAFRARFVTCSRIPRPLDSLLSMEIRERETLKPYFDRYWELFNEIDGDFEDMAVRTFKVGLPMNSDLRKSLTMKLAQNMHQLMDRIDK from the coding sequence ATGGCCATTCACTCTAGAAACAAGGCTCTCATGTGTAAGGTTTTTCCTTCAAGCCTTGGGCCTATTGCcatgaggtggttcaatggatTGGAGGAGGGCTCGATAAGGTCCCATAAGGAGCTAAGTAGGGCGTTCAGGGCCAGATTCGTGACTTGTAGCAGGATCCCTAGGCCTCTTGACTCTCTACTGTCCATGGAAATTAGGGAAAGGGAGACCTTAAAACCCTATTTCGATAGGTATTGGGAGCttttcaatgagattgatggggaTTTTGAGGACATGGCTGTTAGAACCTTCAAAGTAGGGCTTCCCATGAATTCTGACCTGAGGAAATCCCTCACCATGAAGCTTGCTCAAAATATGCATCAGCTGATGGATCGCATAGACAAATAA
- the LOC142631437 gene encoding uncharacterized protein LOC142631437, with the protein MDDFRSKSYGDGRMQQIERYSGVGPTTSSGINVNSSHSNNMQDFRCYSASYATSAHPAETQNQNESKFKKGKSTNGAISKSWSFNDPELQRKKRVASYKVYTVEGKVKGSFRKTFRWLKNTCTRAVHGW; encoded by the coding sequence ATGGATGATTTCAGATCCAAATCCTATGGTGATGGAAGGATGCAGCAGATTGAGAGATATTCTGGGGTGGGACCCACTACTTCATCTGGGATTAACGTCAACAGCAGCCACAGCAACAATATGCAGGATTTCAGGTGCTACAGTGCTTCCTATGCAACCTCAGCACACCCAGCTGAAACACAGAACCAAAACGAGTCCAAGTTCAAGAAGGGCAAGTCTACAAATGGGGCTATTTCAAAGAGCTGGAGTTTCAATGATCCTGAATTGCAGAGGAAGAAAAGGGTTGCTAGCTATAAAGTCTATACTGTTGAAGGCAAAGTCAAAGGGTCTTTCAGAAAGACCTTCAGGTGGCTTAAAAACACGTGCACCAGGGCCGTTCATGGCTGGTAG